The proteins below are encoded in one region of Clostridium fermenticellae:
- a CDS encoding aspartate kinase translates to MNKLIVTKFGGSSLSNDIQFKKVKDIILKDKNRQYIVVSAPGKAFEGDYKVTDLLYKCYSCTNNKDLFENYFNMIEKKYISICENLKIDIDIKKLLSEIRNNFFNGASKDYILSRGEYLNGLIFAKFINFKFIDPAEIIKFRENGTLDKNMTKILISKKLSHITEAIIPGFYGSTKDGSIKTFPRGGSDITGSIISSVMNASLYENWTDVSGVLLANPHIIDNPKVIKYMTYSEIKQLSHMGAEVLNEDSIAPVKKKGIPISIKNTNRPYDIGTIISDNLDNEDNENIIAGISAKRNYSIITLSKSYTSKNDLNIIFSIFDDYNINIEYLSFDYDSVSLIVPDLILNTCEGYFINGIKTRIDPTSICIKHDISLVGIVIRDVNKYNDILYTSLKNLSYQNIDIEIIIQSSSSYKSNIILGIKDFNSSRAIKSLYKSINNINSNSNINTKYKTVNINF, encoded by the coding sequence ATGAATAAATTAATAGTAACTAAATTTGGGGGAAGCTCACTTTCTAATGATATACAATTTAAGAAAGTAAAAGATATAATTTTAAAAGATAAAAATAGACAATATATAGTAGTTTCTGCCCCGGGCAAAGCTTTTGAAGGAGATTATAAAGTTACTGATCTTTTATATAAATGTTATTCATGCACTAATAACAAAGACTTATTTGAAAATTATTTTAACATGATAGAAAAAAAATATATTTCCATATGTGAAAACTTAAAAATAGACATCGATATAAAAAAACTTTTAAGTGAAATAAGAAATAATTTTTTTAATGGTGCATCAAAAGATTATATATTAAGCCGCGGAGAATATTTAAATGGTTTAATATTTGCAAAATTCATAAACTTTAAATTTATAGATCCTGCAGAGATTATTAAATTCAGAGAAAATGGCACTTTGGATAAAAACATGACTAAAATTCTCATATCAAAAAAACTTTCTCATATAACAGAAGCTATAATACCAGGATTTTATGGATCAACTAAAGATGGTTCAATTAAAACATTCCCAAGAGGAGGTTCAGACATAACCGGTTCCATAATATCAAGTGTTATGAATGCTTCATTATATGAAAACTGGACCGATGTATCTGGAGTACTATTGGCAAATCCACATATCATCGACAATCCTAAGGTCATAAAATATATGACATACTCGGAAATAAAACAACTTTCTCACATGGGTGCTGAAGTTCTTAACGAAGATTCAATTGCTCCAGTAAAGAAGAAGGGAATACCAATAAGTATAAAAAATACTAATAGACCTTACGATATTGGTACTATTATTTCTGACAATTTAGATAATGAGGATAATGAGAATATCATTGCTGGAATATCTGCTAAAAGAAATTACTCAATTATAACATTGAGTAAATCATATACCAGCAAAAATGATTTAAATATCATATTTTCAATTTTTGATGATTACAATATTAATATAGAGTATTTATCCTTTGATTATGATTCCGTATCATTAATAGTACCGGATTTAATATTAAACACATGCGAAGGCTACTTCATAAATGGAATAAAGACCCGAATTGATCCTACATCTATATGTATAAAACACGATATATCTTTAGTTGGAATAGTAATAAGAGATGTTAATAAATACAACGATATCCTTTATACATCTCTTAAAAATTTATCCTATCAAAATATAGATATCGAAATAATTATACAGTCATCATCATCATATAAATCTAATATTATTCTAGGGATAAAAGATTTTAATTCATCCAGGGCAATTAAATCTCTTTATAAATCAATTAACAATATAAATTCAAATAGTAATATAAACACAAAATATAAAACAGTAAATATAAATTTTTAA
- a CDS encoding carbon-nitrogen hydrolase family protein encodes MKQLKSNCKVALIQASPVLFNKNATIDKVVNEILEAGRNDADLIVFPESFIPCYPYGMTFGFTVGSRTEEGRKDWKVYYDNSVIVPSTDTERIAKAALQAHAYVSIGITENDINNCTLYCTNLIFSPDGNLVSKHRKLKPTGAERFIWGDGHEGAFPIIDTPWGNMGSLICWENYMPLARAALYMKGVTLYLAPNTNNNEEWQTTIRHIAIEGHCYVINVNQYVTKDMYPDTFHCQNEISTLPYNVLTGGSCIVDPFGHYVNEPVWNKEQIIYTDIDMGQVPSSRMEFDGTGHYSRPDILELIIHEN; translated from the coding sequence ATGAAACAATTGAAGAGCAATTGTAAAGTCGCACTTATACAAGCATCACCTGTCCTATTTAATAAAAATGCAACTATCGATAAAGTAGTTAATGAAATTTTGGAGGCCGGACGTAATGACGCTGATCTAATTGTTTTTCCAGAATCATTCATTCCATGTTATCCATATGGAATGACATTTGGTTTTACTGTGGGCAGTCGAACTGAAGAAGGAAGAAAGGATTGGAAAGTTTATTATGATAATTCTGTAATTGTACCAAGTACTGATACAGAACGAATTGCTAAGGCAGCTTTACAGGCACATGCATATGTAAGTATTGGTATAACAGAAAACGATATCAATAATTGTACCCTTTATTGTACTAATCTCATCTTCTCACCAGATGGAAACCTCGTAAGTAAGCATCGTAAATTAAAGCCAACTGGCGCGGAACGTTTTATCTGGGGTGATGGTCATGAAGGTGCTTTTCCTATAATTGATACTCCATGGGGCAATATGGGAAGTCTAATATGCTGGGAAAACTATATGCCTTTAGCACGTGCAGCTCTTTACATGAAAGGAGTTACCTTATATCTTGCTCCCAACACAAATAACAATGAAGAATGGCAGACTACAATACGTCATATCGCAATAGAAGGTCATTGCTATGTAATTAATGTGAATCAATATGTAACAAAAGATATGTATCCTGACACATTTCACTGTCAAAATGAAATATCAACACTACCATATAATGTTCTTACAGGAGGAAGTTGTATTGTTGACCCATTTGGACATTATGTAAATGAACCTGTATGGAACAAAGAACAAATTATTTATACAGATATCGATATGGGACAGGTTCCCTCAAGTCGTATGGAATTTGATGGGACAGGACATTATTCACGTCCAGACATTCTAGAACTTATCATTCACGAAAACTAA
- a CDS encoding methyl-accepting chemotaxis protein codes for MEIFKKMRVKTKLLLSFISIALILVITGIIGMLSLKTEAENSEQMYSNRLQSVYMLMHIENNLTQVKSDLLQLVYVKNISSNKELKSSIKINENENLKIIKEFKELSRNNSEEQLWNSFVTQCNTYTSIREGIINYVDSGDFDAVNKKYLQLRNVEDGMFSILNKLIDENISIAKEENLQNHNLFLYNIIIVIILTILGVGLSIVIGLLLSRYISRSLNKMIGQAKYLEKFDLSYELEIKGADEFGKTSQELFKVQENLRKLVRGIMSNSENMSSSSEEFSAMVEEVSSKAEEIDSAVSDISAGIQEKSAASEEITASVEEINSSINELSQKAVDGNNNASKSETRATDVTKKAKLALEKTENIYAEKQKHMVKAIEDGKVVDKIGIMADTIANISEQTNLLALNAAIEAARAGDQGKGFAVVAEEVKKLAEQSSQAVEDIQSTIAKVHDAFKSISQNGNEILKFINEDVGSQFKEFMDVANYYHDDSEFVNNMSENIASMSEELAATVDQVSLAVQNLSDSDQKSSESSETIKSSVDETTKAIVQLADTAQNQAEIAQKLNELVQEFKM; via the coding sequence GTGGAAATTTTTAAAAAAATGAGAGTAAAAACAAAATTATTATTATCATTTATTAGTATAGCATTAATATTAGTTATTACTGGAATTATAGGAATGTTATCATTGAAAACCGAAGCAGAAAATTCTGAGCAAATGTACAGCAATAGACTTCAAAGTGTTTATATGCTTATGCATATAGAGAATAATTTAACTCAAGTAAAAAGTGATTTATTACAGTTAGTATATGTTAAAAATATAAGTTCCAATAAAGAATTGAAAAGCAGTATAAAAATAAATGAAAATGAAAATTTAAAAATAATTAAAGAATTTAAGGAATTGTCCAGGAATAATTCAGAGGAACAGTTATGGAATTCATTTGTCACTCAATGTAATACTTATACAAGTATAAGGGAAGGCATAATTAATTATGTTGACAGCGGTGATTTTGATGCAGTAAATAAAAAATATTTACAATTAAGAAACGTAGAGGACGGTATGTTCTCTATTCTCAATAAATTAATTGATGAAAATATTAGTATTGCTAAAGAGGAAAATTTACAAAATCATAATTTATTTTTATATAATATTATAATTGTAATTATACTAACTATACTTGGAGTTGGATTATCTATTGTAATTGGATTGCTTTTATCAAGATATATAAGTCGATCATTAAATAAAATGATAGGGCAGGCTAAATATCTGGAAAAATTTGATTTATCATATGAATTAGAAATAAAAGGGGCCGATGAGTTTGGAAAAACTTCACAGGAGCTTTTTAAGGTACAAGAAAATTTAAGAAAACTTGTCAGAGGTATAATGTCAAATTCTGAGAATATGAGTTCGTCGAGTGAGGAATTTTCTGCAATGGTAGAAGAAGTATCGTCAAAGGCTGAAGAAATAGATAGTGCAGTATCAGATATATCAGCTGGAATACAGGAAAAAAGTGCAGCATCTGAAGAGATAACCGCCTCTGTTGAGGAAATAAATTCCAGTATAAATGAATTATCGCAAAAAGCAGTAGATGGAAATAACAATGCTAGTAAATCCGAAACAAGGGCCACAGATGTAACAAAAAAGGCAAAGTTGGCACTGGAAAAGACAGAAAATATATATGCAGAGAAACAAAAACATATGGTTAAGGCCATAGAGGATGGAAAAGTAGTAGATAAGATAGGAATAATGGCGGATACTATAGCTAATATATCTGAACAGACAAACTTGCTTGCATTAAATGCTGCAATAGAAGCTGCAAGGGCCGGAGACCAGGGAAAAGGATTCGCAGTTGTTGCAGAAGAAGTAAAAAAACTTGCTGAGCAATCATCACAAGCAGTAGAGGATATTCAATCAACGATTGCTAAGGTACATGATGCTTTTAAAAGTATATCTCAAAATGGAAATGAGATACTTAAATTTATAAATGAAGATGTTGGATCCCAATTTAAAGAATTTATGGATGTGGCAAATTATTATCATGATGATTCTGAATTTGTAAATAATATGTCGGAAAATATAGCGTCTATGTCAGAAGAACTTGCGGCTACTGTAGATCAAGTTAGTTTGGCTGTGCAAAATTTATCGGATTCAGATCAAAAGTCAAGCGAAAGCTCTGAGACTATAAAATCCAGCGTAGATGAGACAACAAAAGCTATAGTCCAACTAGCAGATACTGCTCAGAATCAAGCGGAAATTGCCCAAAAATTAAATGAATTGGTACAGGAATTTAAAATGTAG
- a CDS encoding tyrosine-type recombinase/integrase, giving the protein MKRANDKKIKYLTQNETQRLFNTIIHINSKHSSRDLALFRVAYRCGLRASEIALIKYDDYNIKKGEIYCKRLKGSCNNTIRLDIKTKDALNKYIKENNISSGSIFKSQKGNPISRQTLDYLMKKYCFYAKISDKSKYHFHTIKHTTAVHLAESDMDIKELQWWLGHRSVTNTEIYFQFTTRQQEKMYSKLESRSEMV; this is encoded by the coding sequence ATGAAAAGAGCAAATGATAAGAAAATTAAATATCTTACCCAAAATGAAACACAACGATTATTTAATACTATTATACATATAAATAGTAAGCATTCATCTAGGGATTTGGCACTCTTTAGAGTTGCATACAGATGTGGTTTAAGAGCTTCTGAAATAGCTTTAATTAAATACGATGATTATAACATTAAAAAAGGAGAAATTTATTGTAAAAGACTCAAAGGAAGCTGCAACAATACTATACGACTTGATATAAAAACAAAAGATGCATTAAATAAATATATAAAAGAAAACAATATATCATCTGGTAGTATATTTAAAAGTCAAAAAGGCAATCCTATATCAAGACAAACACTTGACTACTTAATGAAAAAGTACTGTTTTTATGCAAAAATCAGTGATAAAAGTAAATACCATTTTCATACGATAAAACATACAACTGCAGTACATCTTGCTGAGTCTGACATGGATATAAAAGAACTTCAATGGTGGCTTGGACATAGATCTGTCACAAATACCGAAATATACTTTCAATTTACAACCAGGCAGCAGGAAAAAATGTATTCCAAACTTGAGTCTAGAAGTGAAATGGTTTAA
- a CDS encoding methyl-accepting chemotaxis protein yields MFFSIKNNSKSVDEKAIELNSSAESVETSAGEIASAVQDVATGTENQSNSSISISRTFEQFSKFITKITKDIIKVQEKTKSINDVANKSTSNMGELVKSVETIENNSKNFGLKIDTLGNNVNKVNEIINLIDSVAEQTNLLALNAAIEAARAGEAGNGFAVVADEIRKLSEQTKNSSNEITQILNNITNDTKTILDSNESMNSELNNQLDKINQTLLSFKEIIASIEDIIPEINNITSSTEQINKYKDSVLTNIETTSSISQQTSTSSEEIAASSEEMSSTAQAVFSTVQILKEMSNDMLDEVNKFKLK; encoded by the coding sequence ATGTTTTTTTCAATAAAAAACAATTCTAAATCAGTTGATGAAAAAGCTATAGAATTAAATTCTTCTGCCGAGTCAGTGGAAACTTCTGCCGGTGAAATCGCTAGTGCAGTCCAGGATGTTGCTACTGGAACAGAAAATCAGTCAAACAGCTCAATAAGTATCAGTCGTACATTTGAACAATTTAGCAAATTCATTACTAAAATCACTAAAGATATAATCAAAGTTCAAGAAAAAACCAAATCAATAAATGATGTGGCAAATAAAAGTACTTCAAACATGGGTGAACTTGTGAAATCAGTAGAAACTATTGAAAATAACTCTAAAAACTTTGGTTTAAAAATAGATACACTAGGAAATAACGTAAATAAAGTAAATGAAATAATTAATTTGATAGATAGTGTTGCAGAACAAACCAATCTACTAGCATTAAATGCTGCAATAGAAGCGGCAAGAGCAGGTGAAGCCGGAAACGGATTTGCAGTTGTTGCGGATGAAATAAGAAAACTTTCTGAACAAACAAAAAATTCTTCAAATGAGATCACTCAAATTCTAAACAATATAACAAATGATACTAAAACTATTTTAGATAGCAATGAATCCATGAATTCAGAATTAAATAATCAATTAGATAAAATAAATCAAACCTTGCTCTCTTTTAAAGAAATAATAGCATCAATAGAAGATATTATTCCCGAAATAAATAACATAACTTCTTCTACTGAACAAATAAATAAATATAAGGATTCAGTATTAACTAATATAGAAACTACTTCATCAATTTCCCAGCAAACATCAACCTCATCAGAGGAAATAGCCGCTTCATCAGAGGAAATGAGTTCGACTGCCCAAGCAGTTTTTTCCACTGTTCAAATATTAAAGGAAATGTCTAATGATATGCTTGATGAGGTAAACAAATTTAAACTTAAATAA
- a CDS encoding YitT family protein, protein MKENIKDIPMLLVASFLVAFGTYFFLKPCNIAAGGISGAAIIINSIFHNIPIGMIMMGFEIFFFTLGIIVIGPVFGGKTIFCSFSISIIIWIMQNMYPNVKSFSNDTLMQLIFGILICGAGMGIVFNKNASTGGTDIIAKIINKYTKISIGKCVLIPDITVAIFATIVFGVDKGMYAILGIILNSTIIDRVIISLNTYKHVAIISSKGEEIKNYIMKELDRSATIYSAKGAYKNDENEVITTVLDRKQFLRLKEYIVKIDDKAFITVNEVNEVLGEGFSSMV, encoded by the coding sequence TTGAAAGAAAACATAAAAGATATACCTATGCTGTTAGTTGCATCCTTTCTAGTTGCGTTTGGAACATATTTTTTCTTAAAACCTTGTAATATAGCAGCTGGAGGGATAAGTGGTGCGGCTATAATTATAAATAGTATTTTCCATAATATACCTATAGGAATGATTATGATGGGTTTTGAGATATTTTTCTTTACATTGGGTATTATAGTGATAGGTCCAGTTTTTGGTGGAAAAACAATATTCTGTAGTTTTTCAATATCTATAATTATATGGATAATGCAGAATATGTATCCTAATGTAAAATCATTTAGCAATGATACTTTAATGCAGCTTATATTTGGTATATTAATATGTGGTGCTGGAATGGGAATTGTATTTAATAAAAATGCATCTACGGGGGGAACTGATATAATAGCTAAGATAATAAATAAGTATACAAAGATAAGCATAGGAAAATGCGTACTTATTCCTGATATTACTGTTGCAATTTTTGCAACTATAGTATTTGGTGTAGATAAGGGTATGTATGCAATACTCGGGATAATCTTAAATTCTACAATTATTGATAGGGTTATTATAAGTTTAAATACTTATAAGCATGTTGCCATAATAAGTTCAAAGGGAGAAGAAATAAAAAATTATATTATGAAGGAATTAGATAGAAGTGCAACTATATATTCTGCAAAAGGGGCTTATAAAAATGATGAAAATGAAGTTATAACGACTGTACTTGATAGAAAGCAATTTCTAAGGTTAAAAGAATATATAGTCAAAATAGATGATAAAGCGTTTATAACTGTAAATGAAGTAAATGAAGTATTAGGTGAAGGATTTTCAAGTATGGTTTAA